In the Deltaproteobacteria bacterium genome, one interval contains:
- a CDS encoding transporter, whose amino-acid sequence MELLNNPIFVLLAVILSGHLLGRIRLWSFSLGSSAIIFSGLALGLAGFNLPPVLQSLGLTLFIYAVGQQAGPGFLHSMKRGGLRLGLCALTMAAVGLAVTLGLAAGLDLSPDIAAGLFAGALTSTPSLAVAVEMAHDSQAPAAYGVAYPFGVIGAVLVIKFMPLMLRASIRVEEKRMEEELTRQHPGVDFTHLRVTNPNLCVGPLSHVLPEGMAGVTITRVLRHDARTPELATAECALGMGDTVRVVGTEDMLRQAEILIGPRVEADLAVGAGLAKREILLSRPEVAGKTLRALNLSHAYGVQVSRITRNGFDCPAGANVRVNQGDILHVVGHPDALENVKKLLGDDVRALYVVSVVVILAGLFCGMLFGAVPLYLPGLGVFSLGATGGVLLAGLGFGALRQIGPVITELPGTAIAMLRDLGLGLFLAVVGTKAGATLIPTLAQHGYPLFLAGAAITTCTALAGAAIGAFVLRIPFLRLTGVVAGGMTSTTGLDAAAALSPTTYAATAYATVYPAALIGKILATKIIMLLG is encoded by the coding sequence GTGGAACTCCTGAACAACCCCATTTTTGTGCTGCTGGCCGTGATTCTGTCCGGCCATCTGCTCGGCCGTATTCGGCTCTGGTCCTTCAGCCTGGGGTCCTCGGCCATCATTTTTTCCGGTTTGGCCCTGGGTCTGGCCGGATTCAACCTGCCGCCGGTGCTGCAATCCCTGGGTCTGACCCTGTTCATCTACGCCGTGGGCCAACAGGCCGGCCCGGGCTTCCTGCATTCCATGAAACGCGGCGGCCTGCGCCTGGGCCTGTGCGCCCTGACCATGGCGGCCGTGGGCCTGGCCGTGACCCTGGGGCTGGCGGCGGGCCTTGACCTCTCGCCGGACATCGCGGCCGGGCTTTTCGCCGGTGCCCTGACCTCGACGCCGTCCCTAGCCGTGGCCGTGGAGATGGCCCACGACAGTCAGGCGCCGGCGGCATACGGCGTGGCCTATCCGTTCGGCGTGATCGGCGCGGTGCTGGTCATCAAGTTCATGCCACTCATGCTCCGCGCATCCATCCGGGTCGAGGAAAAACGCATGGAGGAAGAACTCACCCGGCAACATCCAGGGGTAGACTTCACCCACCTGCGCGTGACCAACCCCAACCTCTGCGTCGGCCCCTTGAGCCATGTTCTGCCCGAAGGCATGGCCGGCGTGACCATCACCCGCGTTCTGCGCCACGACGCGCGAACCCCGGAACTGGCCACGGCCGAATGCGCGCTGGGCATGGGTGACACCGTGCGCGTGGTGGGGACGGAAGACATGCTGCGTCAGGCCGAAATTCTTATCGGCCCCCGCGTCGAAGCCGATCTGGCCGTTGGCGCCGGACTGGCCAAACGGGAAATCCTGCTCTCCCGCCCCGAAGTGGCCGGAAAAACCCTACGCGCCCTGAATCTGAGCCATGCCTACGGGGTCCAGGTTTCGCGGATCACCCGCAACGGATTCGACTGTCCGGCGGGCGCCAATGTGCGCGTCAATCAGGGCGACATTCTGCACGTCGTCGGCCACCCGGATGCCCTGGAAAACGTCAAGAAGCTGCTGGGCGACGATGTCCGCGCCCTGTACGTGGTCAGCGTGGTGGTCATTCTGGCCGGATTGTTCTGCGGCATGCTGTTTGGCGCCGTGCCGCTGTACCTGCCCGGCCTGGGCGTCTTTTCCCTGGGCGCCACGGGCGGCGTGCTCCTGGCTGGCCTTGGCTTCGGTGCCCTGCGCCAGATAGGCCCCGTGATCACGGAACTGCCGGGCACGGCCATCGCCATGCTCCGCGATCTGGGACTGGGGCTCTTTCTGGCCGTGGTCGGAACCAAGGCCGGCGCGACCCTGATCCCGACCCTGGCGCAACATGGCTATCCCCTCTTCCTGGCCGGTGCCGCCATCACCACCTGCACGGCCCTGGCCGGAGCGGCAATAGGCGCATTCGTGCTGCGCATCCCGTTTTTGCGCCTGACCGGCGTGGTCGCCGGCGGCATGACCTCGACCAC